Proteins found in one Fusarium oxysporum Fo47 chromosome V, complete sequence genomic segment:
- a CDS encoding marvel domain-containing protein produces the protein MRYNLIQMILRSVALLMTLLLTALIGNVMASNIDAAGSATAAVNFIMFIAVVCWVVCIVGLLAFFVSALDKPLMQLPLDGIAVLFTFIGAIVLAAKLRVVNCGDINPKALPGDWIAWGSASDEGRCRRLQASTVFIWFLFACVSGSLFLTIRTARNQYGSLRSAASRPSMSQISSSV, from the coding sequence ATGCGATACAACCTTATCCAGATGATCCTGCGCAGCGTCGCTCTGCTCATGACGCTCCTCCTAACGGCTCTCATCGGCAACGTCATGGCGTCAAATATTGACGCCGCAGGTTCTGCAACGGCTGCCGTCAACTTTATCATGTTTATCGCAGTTGTCTGCTGGGTCGTTTGCATCGTCGGCCTTCTCGCTTTCTTTGTCTCAGCTCTCGACAAACCACTTATGCAGCTACCGTTGGATGGCATAGCTGTTCTTTTCACGTTCATCGGTGCTATTGTTCTTGCAGCAAAGCTGCGTGTCGTCAACTGCGGAGATATTAACCCCAAAGCTCTGCCTGGAGACTGGATCGCCTGGGGCTCAGCGAGTGATGAGGGACGGTGCCGTCGACTACAAGCAAGCACTGTCTTCATATGGTTCCTGTTCGCCTGCGTGTCTGGAAGTCTCTTTTTGACCATCAGAACTGCACGCAATCAGTACGGCTCGCTTCGCAGTGCCGCTTCACGGCCATCAATGTCTCAGATTTCTTCAAGCGTCTGA
- a CDS encoding domain found in IF2B/IF5-domain-containing protein produces MVNATEEPKDSAQSHTPRTPPLSAALESFTDSQTTAAEDLPPAEDGGLDLSLLKKKKKKSKKVDDADADADAAPADDAAPAEDGGLDLTLKKKKKKKAPKGDDDFTKQLEKLELKEGEEVEEIPQEQEGDMNEGTGIWAHDETKTIGYSMLLSRFFHQLTERNPDHTSPGTKSYKIPPPQCMREGNRKTVFANIADISKRMKRTEEHLTAYLFAELGTSGSVDGSRRLVIKGRFQQKQIENVVRKYIIEYVTCKTCKSPDTELNKGENRLYFITCNNCGSRRSVTAIKTGFSAQVGKRRKMQG; encoded by the exons ATGGTCAACGCTACCGAAGAACCCAAGGATTCGGCTCAGTCCCATACGCCTCGTACGCCGCCGCTTTCTGCCGCCCTTGAGTCCTTTACTGATTCGCAAACGACAGCCGCTGAGGACCTCCCCCCAGCTGAGGATGGTGGTCTCGACCTTTccctgctcaagaagaagaagaagaagtcaaagaagGTCGACGACGCCGATGCCGACGCCGATGCCGCCCCCGCTGACGATGCTGCACCCGCCGAGGATGGAGGCCTTGACCTgactctgaagaagaagaagaagaagaaggctcccaagggcgatgatgatttcaccaagcagctcgagaaacttgagctcaaggagggCGAGGAAGTCGAGGAGATTCCTcaggagcaggagggtgaTATGAACGAGGGAACCGGCATTTGGGCTCACGATGAGACTAAGACCATTGGCTACAGCATGCTTCTTTCTCGCTTCTTCCACCAACTCACCGAGAGAAACCCCGACCACACTTCCCCAGGAACCAAGAGCTACAAGATCCCCCCTCCCCAGTGCATGCGAGAAGGCAACCGAAAAACCGTCTTTGCCAACATCGCCGATATTTCTAAGCGTATGAAGAGAACCGAGGAGCATCTTACCGCCTATCTTTTTGCCGAGTTGGGTACCAGCGGTTCCGTTGACGGAAGCCGAAGGTTGGTCATCAAGGGTCGtttccagcagaagcagatCGAGAACGTTGTCCGAAAATACATCA TCGAGTATGTTACCTGCAAGACCTGCAAATCCCCTGACACCGAACTCAACAAGGGTGAGAACCGCCTTTACTTCATCACCTGCAACAACTGCGGTTCCCGACGAAGTGTTACCGCTATCAAGACTGGTTTCTCCGCCCAGGTCGGCAAGCGAAGAAAGATGCAGGGCTAA
- a CDS encoding Nup133 N terminal like-domain-containing protein → MFSPSIAQGGPATATRSRRRQRPLSSEHVAQQPKAKRQRVPLTEQTFVNPDAQQEMIEVKTDGKVATLPAKNKNKNKNIEPPESPSPVLRKELNVRAKKAKHGDRAANKGDGSLVLTSTNAYNVSKLPALPDRIRTDWSAYQTADIFSTGYALSLTQTHALVWPYTSTSQSPETFSFNLPSTSKPNDSLPVGCLVSPSASSAEPGLVVVMGGSGKVVYWESIASAATFVFMKKDRTGVEYTISGMQTGEKVVAITNAESAGFILTFNSGRLAYMNVRDGQGRPAISVQFLRNSLSPPTGGIFGSIRHAFQHLSLKGDVAAVRADRSSRTGERNIVALTSKGRLHAWRVHRGGHNEVIGDADVRENIIAALQETDPASQEYPHDSFEAVDFTYVPKGLESKYLELSRLSEAMATDDSSVQHLLILVSLTLRSTARYALVEAILTPQECQIGMIRPITSYSAPSSPSDTTRPRLYLPRPALVAFVVFDRATVIASIAVPPQSPESQLQTDSHILPAAFEDVVDFREDDVHEIIGSGFEEVSPAPGHEEHRLHRPRTKNPAVVLMVRGAGVVRIVTTDVDKFASDKPPKVSAKSKIEQAVFYGVKQDNPLVFDGRQEIKFPNEEVARAALEVSHEILSSSTPFISTLPASLEDNLRARSTALERLVAQLKIMGADLDRKTRWSLLYNAEKMHVATLLWKRHEAFTAARPANAKKSLIGYIVEFIHQDDKHNPVAEIGEVDRVRYWFTRDVFRLELLVAWAYQVIKTLYKEHLLDDAKFTAMLYEAIQINTCTHVAALDFRKNNLSAYGLGFEELRLGILRDGYDDLPEPWTGSHYVANNIKRLVDLADQWLLKDHEVGEPARASNQQDHKMKSKISEEMPTLVDGMLTSVLEYARWSATHPELKTMSQDFAKTYKTSSFEKPLALARSGRWEEGASIAEKHECLRALSIILLDHIQMLEDRLAEPDLSLVETQNFKRLRDNKKAKLENSFSVYGQAFAFPAYEFLLQKHGVEAVLEFDLDKFGYKTQFLRSKPELARISWINDVQQEKDVGHSADTLVTLALTKEQQVWNKKIELSLGKLALLAELEEKNTGSGSLKVNADEARAEEKLKKVDQELVAIRIQDQLYNQVLPSTYDAVDDAAALNFAMEVHSMNIPRRQKAQHQIFEDGVRRLLKHEALDAMTLIDLLTLIYLKPESRAEIPNPFWLALLVAESSCHSDEVKEAKRMIWRRLFIRDDWAKINDTQLKDDREVVERLAETELYSMLTDCISFQDPHEPFRPLSPNEALGAFTKNLDRRFRDFEASFRTKLIDIMKHEDKILHQHVEKNRLSEWVRTTFEAARAELDSTLDNATKNAAAPQVTENNAVMSGSIFDYGRQLANSHGQL, encoded by the exons ATGTTTTCTCCATCTATCGCTCAAGGTGGCCCTGCAACGGCAACTCGTTCACGCCGCCGCCAACGTCCTTTGAGCTCCGAACATGTCGCTCAGCAGCCAAAAGCCAAGAGACAGAGAGTTCCCTTGACAGAGCAGACTTTTGTCAACCCCGATGCCCAGCAGGAAATGATCGAGGTAAAGACCGATGGCAAGGTCGCAACTCTACCCGccaaaaacaaaaacaaaaacaagaaCATCGAGCCTCCCGAGAGCCCCAGCCCAGTGCTGCGCAAGGAATTGAATGTTCGCGCGAAGAAGGCAAAGCATGGCGACCGCGCCGCTAATAAAGGCGACGGAAGTCTTGTTTTG ACAAGCACAAACGCATACAACGTCAGTAAGCTTCCAGCTCTACCTGACAGAATTCGCACAGATTGGTCAG CCTACCAAACTGCCGACATCTTCTCCACAGGCTATGCTCTTTCTCTTACCCAAACACACGCCCTTGTCTGGCCCTACACATCGACATCGCAATCACCCGAAACCTTTTCCTTCAATCTCCCATCAACGTCCAAACCCAATGATTCCCTTCCTGTAGGATGCCTCGTATCGCCGTCCGCGTCATCAGCAGAGCCTGGACTGGTTGTGGTCATGGGAGGTAGTGGAAAAGTCGTCTATTGGGAGTCGATTGCGAGCGCGGCTACATTTGTCTTCATGAAGAAGGACCGGACTGGAGTCGAGTATACTATATCGGGAATGCAGACTGGGGAAAAAGTTGTGGCTATTACGAACGCCGAATCTGCCGGGTTTATTCTCACCTTCAACTCTGGTCGCCTTGCCTACATGAATGTGCGTGACGGCCAAGGCCGCCCTGCCATTTCTGTACAGTTTCTCCGCAACAGCCTGTCGCCTCCTACAGGTGGAATCTTTGGCAGCATTCGACATGCTTTTCAACACTTGTCTCTCAAAGGAGATGTTGCAGCTGTCCGTGCTGACCGTTCCTCACGAACAGGCGAGAGAAACATCGTGGCCCTCACCAGCAAAGGCCGACTGCATGCCTGGAGAGTCCACCGCGGAGGCCATAACGAGGTGATCGGCGACGCAGACGTGCGTGAAAATATCATCGCCGCGCTCCAGGAGACCGATCCCGCATCTCAGGAATACCCCCATGATTCTTTCGAGGCAGTTGATTTCACTTACGTGCCAAAGGGCTTGGAATCCAAGTACCTTGAGTTGAGTAGGCTCAGCGAGGCTATGGCCACCGACGATTCCTCGGTACAGCATCTTCTGATACTCGTCAGCCTGACTTTGCGAAGCACGGCTCGCTACGCTTTGGTTGAAGCTATCCTGACGCCCCAAGAATGCCAAATAGGCATGATTCGTCCCATAACCTCATATAGTGcaccatcttcaccctcCGATACCACGCGGCCACGTCTATATCTTCCCCGCCCTGCCCTGGTTGCTTTCGTCGTCTTTGATCGCGCAACTGTCATCGCATCAATTGCTGTACCACCACAGTCTCCCGAGTCCCAGCTCCAAACCGACAGTCACATTTTGCCTGCCGCTTTCGAAGATGTTGTTGATTTCCGCGAAGACGATGTACATGAAATCATTGGCTCAGGGTTTGAGGAAGTTTCGCCTGCTCCTGGCCATGAAGAGCACCGACTTCATCGACCTAGGACGAAGAATCCCGCCGTGGTTCTCATGGTTCGAGGTGCCGGTGTAGTGCGAATCGTGACAACTGACGTGGATAAGTTTGCTAGTGACAAGCCTCCCAAGGTTTCTGCGAAGAGCAAGATCGAACAGGCTGTTTTCTACGGCGTCAAACAAGACAACCCTCTGGTTTTCGACGGACGACAAGAAATCAAATTTCCTAACGAAGAAGTTGCCCGTGCCGCTCTTGAAGTTAGCCACGAGATCTTGAGCTCAAGCACTCCTTTTATCTCCACTCTCCCGGCTTCGCTAGAGGACAATCTCCGAGCGCGGTCGACTGCACTTGAGAGGTTGGTAGCTCAGCTTAAGATTATGGGGGCAGACCTCGATCGTAAGACACGTTGGAGTCTGCTATATAATGCCGAGAAGATGCATGTGGCTACATTGCTCTGGAAACGACACGAAGCCTTCACTGCAGCACGACCAGCGAATGCTAAGAAGAGCCTTATTGGTTATATTGTCGAGTTCATTCACCAAGACGATAAACACAACCCTGTTGCTGAGATCGGTGAGGTTGATCGAGTTCGGTACTGGTTTACTCGCGATGTTTTCCGTCTCGAGTTACTTGTAGCTTGGGCGTATCAAGTCATCAAGACGCTCTACAAGGAGCATTTGCTTGATGACGCCAAGTTCACTGCCATGCTCTACGAAGCTATCCAAATCAACACTTGCACGCATGTCGCAGCCCTCGATTTCCGAAAGAACAACTTGAGCGCTTACGGTCTTGGTTTTGAAGAACTGCGCTTAGGTATTCTTCGCGATGGATACGACGACCTCCCCGAGCCATGGACTGGCTCTCATTACGTTGCCAACAACATTAAACGTCTAGTCGACCTCGCAGATCAATGGTTGCTTAAGGATCACGAGGTAGGTGAACCGGCTAGGGCTTCAAATCAGCAGGACCATAAGATGAAGTCCAAGATTTCCGAAGAAATGCCAACACTCGTCGATGGAATGCTCACTTCAGTTTTGGAATATGCTCGTTGGTCAGCAACGCACCCTGAGCTGAAGACCATGTCGCAAGATTTTGCGAAGACATACAAGACGAGTTCATTTGAGAAGCCCCTTGCCCTAGCGCGATCAGGCAGGTGGGAGGAGGGAGCCTCTATCGCTGAGAAACACGAATGCCTCCGTGCTCTATCTATTATTTTGCTGGATCATATCCAAATGCTTGAAGACCGCCTTGCTGAGCCAGACCTGTCACTTGTTGAAACGCAAAACTTCAAACGACTGAGGGAcaacaagaaggccaagcTGGAGAACAGCTTCTCCGTCTACGGCCAGGCGTTTGCATTCCCAGCATACGAGTTCCTGCTCCAAAAACACGGAGTTGAAGCTGTCCTGGAATTCGATCTCGACAAGTTCGGTTATAAGACCCAGTTTCTGCGTAGCAAGCCTGAACTGGCGCGAATATCGTGGATCAACGATGTGCAGCAAGAGAAAGACGTCGGTCACAGCGCAGATACTCTCGTGACCCTTGCACTTACCAAGGAACAGCAAGTATGGAACAAGAAGATTGAGTTAAGTCTCGGAaagcttgctcttcttgctgagctcgaggagaagaacacTGGTTCGGGTAGCCTTAAGGTGAACGCCGACGAGGCACGTGCCGAGGAGAAACTCAAGAAGGTCGACCAAGAGTTAGTTGCCATCAGGATCCAAGATCAACTATACAACCAGGTTCTCCCCAGCACATACGATGCTGTGGATGACGCAGCAGCGCTTAATTTCGCAATGGAGGTTCACAGCATGAACATACCCCGGCGTCAGAAGGCTCAGCATCAGATATTCGAAGATGGCGTGAGGCGGCTTTTAAAGCACGAGGCTCTGGATGCAATGACACTCATTGACCTCCTGACCTTGATTTACCTGAAGCCTGAGTCCCGCGCCGAGATTCCCAACCCATTCTGGCTAGCTCTTTTGGTAGCCGAGAGTAGCTGCCACAGTGATGAGGTCAAAGAGGCTAAGCGGATGATTTGGAGGAGACTATTTATACGCGATGATTGGGCTAAGATCAACGATACACAGCTCAAGGATGATCGTGAGGTGGTTGAGAGATTGGCAGAGACTGAGCTCTATTCAATGCTAACCGACTGCATCAGCTTCC AAGATCCACATGAGCCTTTCCGACCTCTATCTCCGAACGAGGCCCTTGGTGCTTtcaccaagaacctcgacCGCCGGTTCCGCGATTTTGAGGCATCTTTCAGGACAAAGCTGATCGACATCATGAAGCATGAGGATAAGATTCTCCATCAGCATGTGGAGAAGAATCGTCTCAGCGAATGGGTCCGCACTACCTTCGAAGCCGCTCGAGCAGAGTTGGACAGCACGCTGGATAACGCCACTAAGAATGCTGCTGCCCCCCAAGTTACTGAGAACAACGCTGTAATGAGTGGCTCAATATTTGATTATGGCAGGCAACTCGCCAATTCTCATGGGCAGCTCTAG
- a CDS encoding AFG1-like ATPase-domain-containing protein, whose protein sequence is MRRFSTAVVITDPLVKYQAHVAAGLYAPDPSQHRLARHLHKIYNRIKDYSPQAEYRQRLSQVARLTEAKPKEEAKDDSDNILALRNHSIWRNPLFRHLLSTPEGKESLALTRTLTNHESAIEIDSPRGLFLSGEVGTGKSMLLDLLADGLPTERKRRWHFNTFMLYTISQLEQHRKSTFRAGEGETDYSILWMAKKLVDESPILFLDEFQLPDKAASKILSHLFISFFQLGGVLIASSNRMPEELQNAIGVDYTPAPTKGLIRKFFGSAVRARGELYGPTSDFANFLEVLKARCDFWQIEGARDWRRKEETISPPAVTGDAAEDEADMQEVLTQDKSESGTKKPVNYYLSKDEQDQWRQRVETAVARTGPQPLPWEPSTIVVYGRQVHTPRHYNGYVLWDFESLVETFGPADYITMASTYHTFIIDNVPILTHAKKNEARRFITLLDALYEARCKLIIRAENPPDTLFFPKMKNPAIEKTNSANEPDNLISETIAEVYQDQMSPFRPNVAYYDTKSSTSSYDPDQDSDFGLQKKAVDFANTSAFTGEDERFAYKRAISRLWELCSAQWHARTGDWWQPLPIEARHWEGGEVSQRFEHKIGAKQLGKNEGMGQSLEVDEMAGLSKWRVEDLRNSDRRA, encoded by the coding sequence ATGAGACGGTTTTCCACGGCGGTAGTTATAACTGATCCACTCGTCAAGTACCAGGCtcatgttgctgctggtctTTACGCCCCTGACCCATCTCAGCATAGGCTTGCACGGCACTTACACAAGATATATAACCGAATCAAAGACTACTCCCCCCAGGCAGAGTATCGTCAGCGCCTGAGTCAAGTAGCCCGCCTTACAGAGGCAAAGCccaaggaagaagcaaaagacGATAGTGACAATATCCTTGCATTACGGAATCACTCAATATGGCGGAACCCACTGTTCAGGCACCTCCTCTCAACACCCGAAGGAAAAGAGAGTCTCGCTTTGACACGGACACTCACAAACCATGAGTCTGCCATCGAGATAGACTCACCTCGGGGATTATTCTTATCAGGAGAAGTTGGTACTGGAAAGTCAATGCTCCTTGACTTACTCGCCGACGGCCTACCGACTGAGCGGAAGAGGAGGTGGCACTTCAATACATTTATGCTATACACTATTTCACAACTCGAGCAGCACCGAAAGTCAACTTTCAGAGCCGGGGAAGGCGAAACAGACTACTCTATCCTATGGATGGCAAAAAAGCTGGTCGACGAATCCCCAATCCTCTTTCTTGACGAATTTCAATTGCCTGATAAAGCAGCCAGCAAGATTCTTAGtcatctcttcatctcgtTCTTTCAGCTTGGCGGTGTTCTTATCGCATCGTCTAATCGTATGCCGGAGGAGCTTCAAAATGCCATTGGAGTTGATTACACGCCTGCACCGACAAAGGGGCTGATTCGCAAGTTCTTTGGCAGTGCAGTTCGCGCTCGAGGAGAGCTATATGGACCTACCAGCGACTTCGCAAACTTCCTTGAAGTATTAAAGGCTAGATGCGACTTTTGGCAAATTGAAGGAGCTAGAGATTGGCGAAGAAAGGAGGAAACGATCAGTCCGCCAGCTGTGACTGGAGATGCTGCCGAAGATGAAGCCGATATGCAAGAGGTGCTTACTCAGGACAAGTCTGAGTCTGGAACCAAGAAGCCTGTCAACTATTATCTATCCAAAGATGAACAGGATCAATGGCGACAACGAGTCGAGACGGCTGTGGCGCGGACGGGGCCTCAACCATTGCCATGGGAGCCATCGACAATAGTGGTATATGGTCGACAGGTGCACACCCCTCGACATTATAACGGCTATGTATTATGGGACTTTGAAAGCCTTGTGGAAACATTCGGCCCAGCTGATTACATTACAATGGCCTCTACTTACCATACCTTCATCATTGATAATGTTCCCATTCTCACGCACGCAAAGAAGAATGAAGCTCGGCGTTTCATCACGCTCTTGGATGCCCTATACGAAGCTCGCTGCAAACTGATAATCCGAGCTGAAAACCCACCAGAtactctcttcttcccaaAGATGAAAAACCCCGCGATCGAGAAAACAAACAGCGCAAATGAGCCAGACAACCTCATATCAGAAACAATTGCCGAAGTCTATCAAGATCAGATGTCTCCATTCCGACCGAATGTTGCTTATTACGACACAAAGTCGAGCACCTCCTCATATGATCCCGACCAGGACTCTGATTTTGGATTACAAAAAAAGGCGGTTGATTTTGCAAACACCAGTGCTTTTACTGGAGAGGATGAGCGTTTCGCGTATAAGCGAGCAATCTCTCGTCTATGGGAACTGTGTAGTGCACAGTGGCATGCCAGGACAGGAGATTGGTGGCAACCGCTACCTATCGAGGCTCGGCACTGGGAGGGAGGTGAAGTCTCACAGCGCTTTGAACATAAGATCGGCGCTAAGCAACTGGGCAAGAATGAAGGCATGGGCCAAAGtttggaggttgatgagatggctGGATTATCAAAATGGAGGGTCGAGGATCTCAGGAACTCCGACAGGAGAGCGTAG